AATTGCTGGCAATCGCTATCAAACAGTTCGTCAAGTTCTCCAAGCCCTTAATCCCCAACCTATTAGCTATCAGCAAACTCAACCTCCCACATCTGCAACTGTCGCTATTTCTCCCCCGAAAATTCCAGTTCCCGAACCTGTGATGATTCCCTCTCTTCCCCAACCAGGTATTTGGACAGGAAGAAATGTTTTTATCCTCGTCATTGTATTGACTATTGGGAGTTATTGTTGGTGGAAATTCAAAACCCCTCATCATAATTTACAGGGAAGTAATGCGACAATTATATCTAGTCCCAATCCCCCGGAAGCCGCAAAACCCGAAGTTAAGTTTTCACTAGAGGAAATACAACGCAAACAAAAATTGCAAGATCGCCGTGAAGAATTGGGTATAAATTATAAATTTTATATTGCGCTGGTAAATCAAATATTTAGAGAAAAAGATCCTAGTTTAAAAGGGCGCACCCTCAGTAATAATCCAGAAGATGAAAGTTTAAGATCAGAATGGGATAAAACCGCCGCCGAAGTCCTAGAAAAGCTGTCAAAAATCACTTCTAATTCCCGTCGTCAACTGGGGAATTATGATTCATTCATACTCGATAACTGGAAAGCCCAAATCAATAAAATTAACGTTGGGAGTCGTTCTTTATCTGATTTAGCTGATGCCGCTTTTTTTAATGAATTTCCTGAACAAAAGGATAAAAGTTTTATTAAACAACCTATTGGACAAGTTTGGTACGCATTTGTCAATGATCAACTTAACGCTATTTTTACTAAAAACGCATTTGCAAAAATTGTTTTTGCTGAAGGTGCTACAGGTAAAACAGTGAGTGGAAGTCTGCAACCAGGAAAAGGTAAAGTTTTTATTGCTGAACTAGCCAAAGATCAGAATATGGAAGTTAAGTTAGAAGCAAATTCCCAAGTTTTATTATCAATTTATTCTCCTTCTGGGAAAATCCGATTTTTAGAAGATTCTCAAGAACGGACTATATCCAAAACATTACCAGAAAAAGGATTCTATGAATTTGTCATTGTTTCCACAGCCTCAGAACCTGTTGATTATCAACTGACTGTAACAGCAGAAAATCCTCCAGAACCAGAACCTACAGAAACCCCCATAGAAACACCAACGCAAGAACCAACTCCAACGGAAACACCCACACCTGAGAGTAATTAAAAAACTTTCTTCTTTCTTTTTCTTCTTTCTTTTTCTTCTTGTTGGCAACTTCTGCCTGTTCTTTTGATTTTTGGAGTTCTGTTGTCCGTTGTGCCACCTTTTCTTCTAAATTTTCAAAATAGCCAACTTATCTTAGCGCCACTACCGATAATGGTTGTTATACCGATTTTGCCCATTTCTAATAAAATATGATCGATACCTAATGAATAACTTTTATAAAAACTTAGAGAGCGTGTATTTTCAAGGTTCAAGTAAGGTGCTATCATTCGTGAACCGTTTATTTTCTGGTATTCAGGTACAAGAGTTATTTTTGGTAAAATACCTTCAATCATGGCTTTTGCCGATGGTTCTTCTAGCATAAAAACTTCTTTGAAGGCTTTGAAGTTTTTTAGACGGATACTTTCTATTTTCATAATTTATCATTAAACGGTTTTTCAAGGTCAATTTCTTTAATAAGATGTCATTAGTTGATAATTTTTCTTAATCCATCACGAAAAACTTGAAAACTTCTAGATTGGTTGTTTTCAACATCCATATGAGGAGATACTTTTTGAGCAAAGTTCATTTTTTGTAACCCTGTTTCATAGCCATACTTTTTGAGGATTTTATCTAATTCTTCCCACGTACCACCTTTGATCGCATCTGGATCACGAAATTTGGCTTGCTGAGGTAAAGAAGCAGGAATCTTTTCATATTCAGCCCTAATTGCTGCCACATCACCTATAAACCAAGATTCAAGTTCTTCTACAACAATTCTATGAAGAACAATATTTCCTTTTTTTTCAGTTACAACACTACTAGCATCACAGAGTTTGTTTTTTAATTCTAAACAATTTGCTCTATCTTCGTCTACTAAAATTACAATTCGCCAATCATCAGGTATAAAATTAGCATAAGCTTTCATCCGTTCAGGTAATTTTTTTAAAAGGTTATTTTTATTGCCAAAATTGTGTATTTCAAAAGTATGAATATTACCTATAATTTTAGGAACAATAAACTTTAAAGCAATTTCAGTGGAAGATTCTTCTACTAAAAAATGTATGTGCATAATCAGTAATTATAATTAATAGGGTAATCCTCTTAGATATCCTTCAGACCAGAGATCACCTAAACCTGCTTCGGATTCTATAAAATGTTTAGCATTAGGGATTTGGTCAGCCCTGGTAACAGTTACATAGCCATTATCATCACGTTGAAAAATCCATAGTTGTTTAGCATCTTTAATGGTATTAACAAAAAATGGTGAGTGAGTAGAAACAAATACCTGTGCGCGTTGTGCATAAGCCTGTAACTCTTCACTTAATGAATCAAGCAGTTTGTGGTGCAGACCATTTTCTGGTTCTTCAATACAAAGTAATTGGGGAGGATTTGGATCATTTAATAATATCAAATATGCTAATAACTTTAGTGTTCCATCTGAAGAAAATCTGGCTAAAAATGGATTATTGAAAGGTTTATCTTTAAATAAAAGAGCCAGTCTACCATCAATTGTTGGTTGAGCTTCTACTTTTTCTAATTGAGGAACACGGCTGGCTAATAACTTCAAAATACTAGATAAAGTTTCTGGATATTCATCAGCAAGGTATTGAACTACATTGGCAATATTGTCTCCTTCACGAGAGAGATGTTCCATTGCACCAGCAGTGGTTAATTGACGGGCTTGATCTGGGATAAAATAAGAGA
The window above is part of the Dolichospermum sp. DET69 genome. Proteins encoded here:
- a CDS encoding protein kinase, whose product is MTNLYCSQRHQNPSGSRFCLQCGEKIANVPTSVNQGIQAGQVLGDRYVIIRQIGQGGFGTTYLAEDINRFRENCVLKEFSPQVQTPYVVKKAEELFQREASVLYKLQHPQIPRFRELLRINLQGKESLFLVQDYVNGETYNSLLNSRKQRGLKFTEAEIRQLLQQLLPVLEYIHSLGVIHRDISPDNLMLRNSDQLPVLIDFGGVKQVAATVASQYYQTGANASPTNGTLLGKIGFAPPEQMQTGMVSTHSDLYALAVTMLVLLTGKQPQQLIDTYNLTWQWRREVKLSSAFGQIIDKMLSPIAGNRYQTVRQVLQALNPQPISYQQTQPPTSATVAISPPKIPVPEPVMIPSLPQPGIWTGRNVFILVIVLTIGSYCWWKFKTPHHNLQGSNATIISSPNPPEAAKPEVKFSLEEIQRKQKLQDRREELGINYKFYIALVNQIFREKDPSLKGRTLSNNPEDESLRSEWDKTAAEVLEKLSKITSNSRRQLGNYDSFILDNWKAQINKINVGSRSLSDLADAAFFNEFPEQKDKSFIKQPIGQVWYAFVNDQLNAIFTKNAFAKIVFAEGATGKTVSGSLQPGKGKVFIAELAKDQNMEVKLEANSQVLLSIYSPSGKIRFLEDSQERTISKTLPEKGFYEFVIVSTASEPVDYQLTVTAENPPEPEPTETPIETPTQEPTPTETPTPESN
- a CDS encoding DUF4276 family protein, whose translation is MHIHFLVEESSTEIALKFIVPKIIGNIHTFEIHNFGNKNNLLKKLPERMKAYANFIPDDWRIVILVDEDRANCLELKNKLCDASSVVTEKKGNIVLHRIVVEELESWFIGDVAAIRAEYEKIPASLPQQAKFRDPDAIKGGTWEELDKILKKYGYETGLQKMNFAQKVSPHMDVENNQSRSFQVFRDGLRKIIN
- a CDS encoding AAA family ATPase; this encodes MARIEEISVKNYRVLQNITLKDIKPFSVFLGPNGSGKTTFFDVIGFLSDCITTNVRKALEKRGRFPEVISRESESQEIEIVIKYRENKQSPIINYTVAIALQNGVPIVSRETLRLGRDIHGKPFYYLKFENGGGEVISGENPEINDSKIHYQMDDPSSLAIKTIGQLSDNPRIASLRRFIEGWFLSYFIPDQARQLTTAGAMEHLSREGDNIANVVQYLADEYPETLSSILKLLASRVPQLEKVEAQPTIDGRLALLFKDKPFNNPFLARFSSDGTLKLLAYLILLNDPNPPQLLCIEEPENGLHHKLLDSLSEELQAYAQRAQVFVSTHSPFFVNTIKDAKQLWIFQRDDNGYVTVTRADQIPNAKHFIESEAGLGDLWSEGYLRGLPY